Proteins encoded in a region of the Sugiyamaella lignohabitans strain CBS 10342 chromosome B, complete sequence genome:
- the SUR1 gene encoding mannosylinositol phosphorylceramide synthase catalytic subunit SUR1 (Mannosylinositol phosphorylceramide (MIPC) synthase catalytic subunit; forms a complex with regulatory subunit Csg2p; function in sphingolipid biosynthesis is overlapping with that of Csh1p; SUR1 has a paralog, CSH1, that arose from the whole genome duplication; GO_component: GO:0000329 - fungal-type vacuole membrane [Evidence IDA] [PMID 19001347]; GO_component: GO:0016021 - integral component of membrane [Evidence IEA]; GO_component: GO:0016021 - integral component of membrane [Evidence ISM] [PMID 12192589]; GO_component: GO:0005622 - intracellular [Evidence IC] [PMID 10931938]; GO_component: GO:0016020 - membrane [Evidence IEA,IEA]; GO_function: GO:0000030 - mannosyltransferase activity [Evidence IGI,IMP] [PMID 12954640]; GO_function: GO:0016740 - transferase activity [Evidence IEA]; GO_function: GO:0016757 - transferase activity, transferring glycosyl groups [Evidence IEA]; GO_function: GO:0016757 - transferase activity, transferring glycosyl groups [Evidence ISS] [PMID 9653120]; GO_process: GO:0006688 - glycosphingolipid biosynthetic process [Evidence IMP,ISS] [PMID 9323360]; GO_process: GO:0006675 - mannosyl-inositol phosphorylceramide metabolic process [Evidence IMP] [PMID 9323360]; GO_process: GO:0030148 - sphingolipid biosynthetic process [Evidence TAS] [PMID 10366774]; GO_process: GO:0030148 - sphingolipid biosynthetic process [Evidence IMP] [PMID 12954640]) encodes MRKDLKLMLIVNGLIVLFLITQVFDLMTLLIDDSFKDAIVESELTPVKYTKQADGEETPDRKLIVPKIIHQTYKNETIPEPWLAPQKSVRDLHPDFEYILWTDETARNFIKEHYDWFLPTYDNYPYPIMRADVMRYFILYHYGGVYIDLDNGCDFRIDPLLAFPAWLRKTVPTGVSNDIMGAVPKHPFFLYVIDNLQRYNHNWLVSYITIMYSTGPLMLSVVWKRYKRWGVPNGGQVRILVPPDHKTHMTYFFFTAQGSSWHLGDAKFIMSMGKHWIFYTFLGTALVISVFYLQFKFYQFLLSGSFTRFYRKSLRRLFPNSQYKDPQEDGQYELVPGEV; translated from the coding sequence ATGCGTAAAGATTTGAAGCTTATGCTGATAGTGAATGGCCTCATTGTGCTCTTTCTTATCACTCAGGTCTTTGATTTGATGACGCTATTGATTGATGATTCATTCAAGGACGCGATCGTAGAGTCCGAGTTGACACCAGTCAAATATACTAAGCAAGCTGATGGAGAGGAGACCCCAGATAGAAAGCTCATAGTGCCAAAAATTATCCATCAGACTTATAAGAATGAGACCATCCCTGAACCATGGCTCGCACCTCAGAAGTCTGTTAGAGATCTCCATCCAGATTTCGAGTATATCCTATGGACCGATGAGACTGCTAGAAATTTTATCAAAGAACACTATGACTGGTTTTTGCCAACTTATGATAACTATCCATACCCTATTATGAGAGCAGATGTCATGAGgtattttattctttacCATTACGGTGGTGTCTACATTGATTTAGACAACGGATGCGATTTTAGAATCGATCCTTTATTAGCATTTCCCGCTTGGCTGAGAAAGACTGTACCCACTGGAGTGTCCAATGACATCATGGGTGCTGTTCCCAAGCACCCATTTTTCTTGTACGTGATAGACAATCTTCAAAGGTATAACCACAATTGGTTGGTATCATACATTACAATCATGTATTCCACTGGGCCCTTGATGCTGTCTGTCGTATGGAAGCGATACAAGAGATGGGGTGTTCCTAATGGTGGTCAAGTAAGAATTTTGGTGCCTCCAGACCACAAGACTCATATGAcatatttcttctttaccGCCCAAGGTTCCAGTTGGCATTTGGGCGATGCTAAGTTTATCATGTCCATGGGTAAACATTGGATATTCTACACGTTCCTCGGAACTGCCTTGGTTATTAGCGTGTTCTACCTGCAGTTCAAATTCTATCAATTCCTTTTATCTGGCTCATTTACCCGCTTTTACAGGAAGTCTCTCAGAAGGCTATTCCCTAACAGCCAATATAAAGATCCTCAGGAAGATGGCCAGTACGAACTTGTACCTGGCGAAGTGTAG
- the MES1 gene encoding methionine--tRNA ligase MES1 (Methionyl-tRNA synthetase; forms a complex with glutamyl-tRNA synthetase (Gus1p) and Arc1p, which increases the catalytic efficiency of both tRNA synthetases; also has a role in nuclear export of tRNAs; GO_component: GO:0005737 - cytoplasm [Evidence IEA,IEA,IEA]; GO_component: GO:0005737 - cytoplasm [Evidence IDA] [PMID 3905796]; GO_component: GO:0017102 - methionyl glutamyl tRNA synthetase complex [Evidence IDA] [PMID 11069915]; GO_function: GO:0005524 - ATP binding [Evidence IEA,IEA]; GO_function: GO:0004812 - aminoacyl-tRNA ligase activity [Evidence IEA,IEA]; GO_function: GO:0016874 - ligase activity [Evidence IEA]; GO_function: GO:0004825 - methionine-tRNA ligase activity [Evidence IEA,IEA]; GO_function: GO:0004825 - methionine-tRNA ligase activity [Evidence IDA] [PMID 3312199]; GO_function: GO:0000166 - nucleotide binding [Evidence IEA,IEA]; GO_process: GO:0006431 - methionyl-tRNA aminoacylation [Evidence IEA]; GO_process: GO:0006431 - methionyl-tRNA aminoacylation [Evidence IDA] [PMID 3312199]; GO_process: GO:0006418 - tRNA aminoacylation for protein translation [Evidence IEA]; GO_process: GO:0006412 - translation [Evidence IEA]), giving the protein MPLELLVPKPTSVLQVSQNAKVIVASAVYGSDVKVVVGDASSSILLKIDSDHSLFEPNAIVEYLSKAKLTSHDWDLISIEETKLYNLLKQGEAKKLDQNISQLLSELLDKVGLKAPLSAGAVIVFGALYGLVATNGKGALSQDLQLTLWYQKFSGESRVKSGLKETDAFVIVAAAASTASKATPAVSTTPLPERTGEKKIASGLQMNIPSGPILPKDGQRNILITSALPYVNNVPHLGNIVGSVLSADIFARYCKARNYNTLFICGTDEYGTATETKAIEENVTPRELCDKFHAIHRDVYKWFQIGFDHFGRTSTPQQTEITQDIFLKLNKNDFLEAQTMEQLYCTQHNGYLADRFVEGTCPKCGYEDARGDQCDNCGNLLNPFELINPRCKLDNSTPVKRDTKHIFLRLDKLQPEIETFNDRAQVEGKWSKNGKTITHNWLKEGLRPRAITRDLKWGVPVPLEEFKDKVMYVWFDACIGYVSITACYTEEWQKWWKNPENVKLYQFMGKDNVPFHSVIFPGSQIGTGEKWTQLHHLNTAEYLQYEGGKFSKSRNIGVFGNNAQEIGISPSVWRYYLSLARPESSDTQFSWQEFVSRNNSELLANLGNFVNRLIKFVNARYNGVIPDYSVDSLPETFPTFKDDINKYLANYNATLEVGASLRQGLEIAMQVSSRGNQFLQDNKLDNSLFANFPEKSAAVVGVGLNLIYLLSALVYPYMPETSHGIIEQLEAPLRVIPDEFDMPLLAGHNIGKAKYLFKRIDEAKIDEWRLKYGGGSGQ; this is encoded by the coding sequence ATGCCTTTGGAATTGTTGGTCCCAAAGCCAACCTCCGTCTTACAAGTTTCTCAGAATGCCAAAGTGATTGTGGCTTCCGCTGTCTATGGCTCTGATGTGAAGGTCGTTGTTGGTGatgcttcatcatcaattttaCTCAAGATTGACTCAGATCACTCCCTTTTCGAACCGAATGCAATCGTTGAGTATCTTAGCAAAGCTAAGCTAACTTCTCATGACTGGGACCTGATTAGCATCGAGGAAACTAAATTATACAACTTGTTGAAGCAAGGGGAAGCCAAGAAGCTCGATCAAAATATTAGCCAGCTCCTATCCGAGCTACTGGATAAGGTCGGTTTGAAGGCACCGTTGTctgctggagctgttattgtttttggAGCTTTATATGGTCTGGTAGCTACTAATGGTAAGGGTGCCCTATCTCAAGATCTTCAGTTGACACTTTGGTATCAAAAGTTTAGTGGGGAATCTAGAGTGAAATCCGGCTTGAAGGAGACTGATGCATTCGTCATTgttgccgctgctgcttcgaCTGCTTCTAAAGCTACACCAGCTGTTTCTACTACCCCTCTCCCAGAGCGAACtggagaaaagaagatcGCTTCTGGTCTTCAAATGAACATCCCTAGTGGCCCGATCCTTCCCAAGGATGGTCAAAGGAACATTCTCATTACCTCCGCACTACCCTATGTTAACAATGTTCCTCATCTTGGTAACATTGTAGGCAGTGTTTTGTCGGCCGATATTTTTGCCCGTTATTGTAAGGCACGTAACTACAACActctttttatttgtggTACTGATGAGTATGGTACTGCTACCGAAACTAaagcaattgaagaaaatgtGACTCCACGTGAATTATGTGATAAATTCCATGCTATTCATAGAGATGTCTATAAATGGTTTCAGATTGGCTTTGACCACTTTGGCCGCACTTCCACTCCTCAACAAACTGAGATCACTCAGGACATCTTCCTTAAGTTGAACAAGAATGATTTTCTTGAAGCTCAGACAATGGAGCAGTTGTACTGTACTCAACACAATGGTTATCTTGCCGACAGATTTGTAGAAGGTACCTGTCCTAAGTGTGGTTACGAAGATGCTAGAGGTGACCAATGTGACAATTGTggtaatttattaaatcCGTTTGAGCTTATCAACCCAAGATGTAAACTAGACAATAGCACTCCTGTCAAGCGCGATACCAAGCACATTTTCCTCCGTTTGGACAAACTTCAGCCAGAAATCGAAACTTTCAATGATAGGGCCCAAGTGGAAGGCAAGTGGTCGAAGAACGGCAAAACTATCACTCATAATTGGCTTAAAGAGGGGCTTCGTCCTAGAGCTATCACCCGTGATCTTAAATGGGGTGTTCCCGTTCCATTGGAGGAGTTCAAGGACAAGGTCATGTATGTTTGGTTTGATGCATGCATTGGTTATGTTAGTATTACTGCTTGCTATACCGAAGAATGGCAAAAGTGGTGGAAGAATCCTGAAAACGTGAAGCTGTATCAGTTCATGGGTAAAGATAATGTTCCTTTCCACAGTGTTATTTTCCCAGGTTCTCAAATTGGTACTGGAGAGAAGTGGACACAACTCCACCATCTAAATACTGCAGAATATTTGCAGTACGAGGGAGGCAAattctcaaaatcaagaaacATTGGTGTTTTTGGAAATAATGCTCAAGAAATTGGAATTAGCCCTTCGGTCTGGAGATACTATCTTTCTCTTGCTCGACCTGAGAGTTCTGATACCCAGTTTTCTTGGCAGGAATTTGTCTCTAGAAATAACAGTGAACTGCTGGCTAATTTGGGTAACTTCGTCAATCGTTTGATCAAGTTTGTCAATGCCAGATACAATGGTGTTATTCCAGACTATTCCGTAGATTCGCTTCCCGAAACGTTCCCTACCTTCAAGgatgatatcaacaagTACCTCGCCAATTATAATGCAACTCTTGAAGTAGGTGCTAGTTTGAGACAGGGACTCGAAATCGCTATGCAGGTCTCATCGAGAGGTAATCAATTCCTTCAGGACAACAAGCTTGATAATTCATTGTTTGCCAACTTTCCTGAGAAgtcagctgctgttgtagGTGTCGGCCTGAACTTGATTTACCTTCTCTCTGCTCTTGTCTACCCTTATATGCCAGAAACAAGTCACGGCATCATTGAACAATTGGAAGCACCTTTGCGTGTTATCCCTGATGAGTTTGATATGCCTCTGCTTGCTGGCCATAACATCGGCAAGGCAAAATACCTGTTTAAGAGAATTGATGAGGCTAAGATTGATGAGTGGCGACTCAAGTATGGCGGCGGATCCGGTCAATAA
- the CEF1 gene encoding Cef1p (Essential splicing factor; associated with Prp19p and the spliceosome, contains an N-terminal c-Myb DNA binding motif necessary for cell viability but not for Prp19p association, evolutionarily conserved and homologous to S. pombe Cdc5p; GO_component: GO:0000974 - Prp19 complex [Evidence IDA] [PMID 10092627]; GO_component: GO:0071006 - U2-type catalytic step 1 spliceosome [Evidence IDA] [PMID 10092627]; GO_component: GO:0005737 - cytoplasm [Evidence IEA,IEA]; GO_component: GO:0005634 - nucleus [Evidence IEA,IEA]; GO_component: GO:0005681 - spliceosomal complex [Evidence IEA]; GO_function: GO:0003677 - DNA binding [Evidence IEA,IEA]; GO_function: GO:0003682 - chromatin binding [Evidence IEA]; GO_function: GO:0000384 - first spliceosomal transesterification activity [Evidence IC] [PMID 10092627]; GO_function: GO:0000386 - second spliceosomal transesterification activity [Evidence IMP] [PMID 22408182]; GO_process: GO:0008380 - RNA splicing [Evidence IEA]; GO_process: GO:0007049 - cell cycle [Evidence IEA]; GO_process: GO:0000350 - generation of catalytic spliceosome for second transesterification step [Evidence IMP] [PMID 22408182]; GO_process: GO:0006397 - mRNA processing [Evidence IEA]; GO_process: GO:0000398 - mRNA splicing, via spliceosome [Evidence IMP] [PMID 10092627]): MAPTYVKGGVWTNVEDEILRAAISKYGLNQWARVSSLLVRKTAKQAKARWSEWLDPSVKKIEWSQEEDEKLLHLAKIMPTQWRSIAPIVGRTATQCIERYQKLLDDAERGESSSDLNLTGVDVAGPSVDSVRKFRPGDIDPTPESKPARPDEVDMDEDEKEMLAEARARLANTQGKKAKRKDRERLLNESKRLAFLQKRRQLKQAGIVTKINTRPKNKSTAFSIDYNADVPFEHKPAIGFYDTSEEKAENERQKEQYDRLIASKGVPQSGRDDKEKKERNDKKRERNEASEAQAAAARAEKLHQLSQADQVAKRRKLMLPQPQVGVNELEQIIKHTRRGDEMKNYNDTEDGDSGLIGDYSAAENTALPLRTPSVASGESSVQLASKELINLTKQQSSLLGEVNVPLNGQSKPIETALPPSKTYQTPNVLLSQTPRRDFFGVNDIGVEATPRDVIRRKFLSLPKPKNDFEIVLPKQDDLAIEDEAPEIAEDANERDKRIAAEREAEYQRQLNRRSKSIQKDLPRPAVIPQTLSPSGPTEYGANLKIILDEAVQLLRSDNTKYPSENRVISGPILEDIDDDLKDSIEALFLKEAEKSGSKSFVNVAEDPCELDLGKSTVTDSLSKLAEKLNKQEQKLAIVLGGYIKRQSLLKVKCTEAQEALISAAVESATFATLRDMEAIGASNRIATLQEEVNFLTDAERAAQAKYRYLVDVRNELLL; the protein is encoded by the coding sequence ATGGCTCCGACATATGTAAAAGGAGGTGTATGGACAAACGTGGAGGATGAAATACTCCGTGCTGCAATCTCCAAGTATGGACTCAATCAATGGGCGAGGGTCTCATCATTGTTAGTAAGGAAAACGGCAAAACAGGCCAAAGCGAGATGGTCAGAATGGCTAGACCCGTCTGTAAAGAAGATAGAATGGTCGCAAGAGGAGGATGAAAAATTATTGCATTTAGCTAAGATTATGCCGACTCAATGGCGGAGTATAGCCCCTATAGTCGGTAGAACTGCTACTCAATGCATCGAGAGATATCAGAAATTACTTGATGACGCTGAACGGGGTGAATCCAGCTCGGATCTGAATTTAACGGGCGTTGATGTGGCGGGTCCTTCTGTTGATAGCGTTCGTAAATTCAGACCCGGAGATATTGATCCAACTCCGGAGTCAAAACCTGCAAGACCAGATGAAGTGGATATGGACGAAGACGAGAAAGAGATGTTGGCTGAAGCTCGAGCACGTTTAGCCAATACACAAGGAAAGAAAGCAAAACGAAAAGATCGCGAAAGGCTTTTGAATGAAAGTAAAAGACTAGCATTTCTGCAGAAAAGGCGGCAGTTGAAGCAGGCAGGGATTGTGACAAAAATCAATACTCGCCCTAAGAACAAAAGCACCGCTTTCTCTATTGATTACAATGCTGATGTTCCTTTCGAGCACAAACCAGCTATAGGTTTTTATGATACCTCGGAAGAAAAAGCAGAAAACGAACGACAGAAAGAGCAGTATGACCGCCTAATTGCATCTAAAGGCGTCCCTCAATCAGGACGAGACGataaagagaagaaagaaagaaatgaCAAAAAGAGAGAACGAAATGAAGCATCTGAAGCCCAAGCGGCAGCTGCAAGGGCAGAAaaacttcaccagcttAGTCAAGCTGATCAAGTTGCGAAGAGAAGGAAATTAATGCTTCCACAACCACAGGTTGGCGTCAATGAACTCGAGCAAATTATCAAGCACACACGTAGGGGtgatgaaatgaaaaactATAACGATACAGAAGACGGTGATAGTGGACTAATTGGAGATTACTCGGCAGCCGAAAACACTGCCTTACCCTTGAGGACTCCTAGTGTGGCATCCGGCGAGAGCAGTGTTCAACTGGCGAGTAAAGAACTCATAAACCTTACAAAACAACAGTCTTCTTTGTTAGGCGAAGTGAATGTACCTTTAAATGGTCAATCAAAACCAATCGAAACAGCATTGCCTCCTTCAAAGACCTACCAAACTCCCAATGTGTTGCTTTCACAGACCCCAAGAAGAGACTTCTTCGGGGTCAACGATATTGGCGTAGAAGCAACGCCAAGAGATGTCATTCGTAGAAAGTTTCTTTCGTTACCCAAGCCAAAAAATGATTTTGAGATTGTTCTACCCAAGCAGGATGATCTGGCGATTGAAGATGAGGCTCCAGAGATAGCAGAGGATGCCAATGAAAGAGATAAGCGAATTGCAGCAGAAAGAGAGGCAGAATATCAGCGTCAACTAAATAGAAGGTCAAAGAGCATTCAGAAGGACCTTCCACGACCTGCGGTGATTCCTCAGACACTCTCGCCTTCTGGACCCACGGAATATGGTGCAAACCTCAAAATTATACTAGATGAAGCAGTTCAGTTATTGAGATCTGATAACACGAAATATCCTTCTGAGAACAGGGTGATTTCTGGGCCCATATTGGAggatattgatgatgacttGAAAGATAGCATCGAAGCGCTCTTCTTAAAGGAGGCTGAAAAGTCTGGATCCAAGAGTTTTGTCAACGTTGCCGAAGATCCTTGCGAATTGGATTTGGGCAAATCAACTGTGACGGATTCATTGTCTAAACTGGCTGAAAAACTTAACAAACAGGAACAAAAATTAGCGATAGTGCTAGGTGGATACATCAAACGACAATCCCTGCTCAAAGTTAAATGTACAGAGGCTCAGGAAGCGTTGATATCAGCGGCGGTAGAAAGTGCAACATTTGCTACTCTCCGGGATATGGAGGCAATTGGGGCCAGCAACAGAATTGCAACATTgcaagaagaagtcaaTTTCCTTACTGACGCTGAACGAGCTGCCCAAGCGAAATACAGATATCTTGTAGATGTGCGAAATGAGCTTCTTTTGtaa
- the HRK1 gene encoding putative serine/threonine protein kinase HRK1 produces the protein MGPSSSSGFNQGPSSGSSNGGGSDSLMAKVSQKLGDLSLKKNRLLGDGLYERYSLPASRTHSHETTHLATPPASLATTGYSSTAQSNLASGGATAGAVPGSPSSTGKSFLISSSPVRKSPLASPSMLPQYDRLPTVSTGSSLTSGAAKNKDTTQLPGSQPTQADSSQQSGQALTEPAAKPPTKTRPSASFLTSVGSVNSGNGSGGQGDLSNTTSRSSDAGSESVSHSASPSPISTTFGSNPANATAASPSHKAKFDLSTDISRESSNDDSSPSLSAFPSPDRDDPYARSKRPPQVVNPKQIAPRFVFSKKKGHKSNSSLKSLGGGSSGSPASGGHHSSSIRTVIGHTISHNSSTGGNGSGDESGGLHKSHGSMLELKRFFKPSRKHKSSSKSGSSLKSGSTSSSLRHNDSSATLDKTIPFMEEGFKKYGKLGRVLGSGAGGSVRLMKRSSDGTVFAVKEFRLRHANETEREYSKKVTAEFCIGSTLHHPNVIETLDIIHEEGRYYEVMEYCPYDFFAIVMSGKMSTNEIGCCFKQILSGVQYLHEMGLAHRDLKLDNCVVTESGLVKLIDFGSSSVFRYPFEADIVLAHGVVGSDPYLAPEVLSRKDYDPRPADIWSCAIIFCCMTLRRFPWKAPHHNDNSYRLFSSKPDGPVGPNGEPLIPVENRRTHASSSSSSTGTSSNSRHTTNAATGSNNNGPSDTITSSSSSSGVGAGQSTAKTAPHGAGSASHGPVITSPSTNASNATSGIVDILNANTQPQQSVVGNAVASGDHLPKRTTPSRSNTGSSLEGPPPPPVIKGPWRLLRLLHHDSRPIIGHMLKIDPKKRATLEDIMADPWVQSLQYCTIGKNGEFIKATNHEHTFVPPEQAHLEAYKK, from the coding sequence ATGGGTCCCAGTTCATCCAGCGGTTTTAACCAAGGACCATCCAGTGGTTCTAGCAATGGCGGTGGTTCGGATTCATTGATGGCAAAGGTTTCACAGAAATTGGGTGACCTGTCacttaaaaaaaatcgatTACTAGGTGATGGACTTTACGAGAGATATTCTTTACCCGCATCAAGAACCCATTCTCATGAGACTACCCATCTGGCAACACCTCCAGCTAGTCTAGCTACGACGGGTTATTCAAGTACTGCGCAAAGTAATCTGGCCAGCGGAGGTGCAACTGCAGGTGCTGTGCCGGGTTCACCATCATCTACTGGAAAatctttcttgatttcgtcATCACCAGTAAGAAAGTCACCATTGGCCTCCCCAAGTATGCTACCCCAATACGACCGATTGCCAACAGTTAGCACTGGCAGCTCACTGACATCAGGTGCAGCCAAAAATAAGGACACAACTCAATTGCCAGGAAGTCAGCCAACTCAAGCTGACTCGTCACAGCAATCGGGTCAAGCGCTAACTGAACCAGCTGCCAAACCACCGACCAAAACCAGACCCAGTGCGTCTTTCTTAACATCAGTCGGCAGCGTTAATTCCGGGAACGGCAGCGGCGGACAAGGGGATTTGTCAAATACTACCAGCAGGAGTAGCGATGCTGGGTCCGAGTCTGTCTCACATTCAGCTTCGCCGTCACCCATAAGTACAACTTTTGGCAGCAACCCGGCAaatgccactgctgctagcCCATCGCATAAGGCTAAGTTTGATCTGTCTACTGATATTTCAAGGGAGTCATCTAATGACGATTCCTCTCCCAGTCTTAGTGCTTTCCCATCTCCAGATAGGGATGACCCGTATGCTCGTAGTAAGAGACCGCCGCAGGTTGTAAATCCAAAGCAAATTGCCCCTCGATTTGTATTTTCCAAAAAGAAGGGTCATAAATCGAATAGTTCTTTGAAGTCTCTTGGAGGGGGAAGTTCGGGTAGTCCTGCTAGTGGGGGTCATCATTCCAGTTCAATCAGAACTGTCATTGGCCATACAATTAGCCACAATAGCTCCACAGGAGGCAACGGTAGTGGGGATGAATCTGGTGGTCTCCATAAATCTCATGGTTCTATGCTGGAGCTTAAACGATTTTTTAAGCCTAGTAGAAAACACAAGTCATCAAGTAAGTCCGGTTCTTCTTTAAAGAGTGGGAGTACTAGTAGTTCTCTTCGACACAATGACTCATCAGCCACACTTGATAAAACTATCCCTTTTATGGAGGAAGGATTTAAGAAATATGGTAAATTGGGTAGGGTACTTGGGTCTGGAGCCGGCGGTTCAGTCAGATTAATGAAGAGATCCTCTGATGGAACAGTATTTGCAGTGAAGGAGTTCCGATTGCGTCATGCGAATGAAACTGAAAGGGAATACTCCAAGAAGGTCACTGCTGAGTTTTGCATTGGTTCCACTCTTCACCATCCAAACGTCATTGAAACTTTGGATATAATTCATGAAGAAGGGCGTTATTACGAGGTGATGGAATATTGCCCTTATGACTTTTTCGCTATAGTTATGTCCGGCAAGATGTCCACAAACGAAATTGGCTGTTGCTTCAAACAAATTCTTAGCGGTGTTCAGTATCTCCACGAGATGGGTTTGGCGCACCGCGATTTGAAACTTGATAATTGCGTTGTTACTGAGAGTGGTCTGGTAAAGCTGATTGATTTTGGTAGTTCAAGTGTGTTTAGATATCCTTTTGAGGCAGATATTGTTCTTGCTCATGGCGTAGTGGGATCTGATCCTTATTTGGCACCTGAAGTACTCTCTAGGAAAGATTATGACCCACGGCCAGCGGATATCTGGTCATGCGCgattatattttgttgtatGACTCTTCGTAGATTCCCATGGAAGGCCCCCCATCACAATGATAACTCGTATAGACTGTTTTCATCTAAACCAGACGGGCCGGTTGGGCCAAATGGTGAGCCACTGATTCCTGTTGAAAACAGAAGGACCCATGCAAGTAGCAGTTCgagcagcactggcacAAGCTCAAATAGCCGTCATACTACTAATGCGGCAACTGGCTCCAATAATAATGGTCCAAGTGACACCATTACAAGTTCTAGTTCCAGTTCTGGGGTTGGAGCTGGTCAGAGTACGGCAAAGACCGCACCTCATGGTGCTGGAAGTGCATCTCATGGTCCTGTTATCACCTCACCGTCCACAAATGCATCTAATGCTACCAGTGGTATTGTCGATATCTTAAATGCCAACACACAGCCACAACAGTCTGTAGTCGGTAACGCAGTTGCATCTGGGGATCATCTTCCTAAGAGGACAACGCCATCTCGTTCCAATACAGGCTCCTCTTTGGAAGGACCACCCCCACCTCCAGTTATCAAGGGCCCATGGAGATTATTGCGCCTACTTCATCACGACAGCAGACCTATTATTGGGCATATGCTGAAAATCGACCCCAAGAAGAGAGCTACTCTAGAAGATATCATGGCAGACCCTTGGGTCCAGTCACTACAGTATTGTACAATTGGCAAGAATGGTGAATTTATTAAAGCTACTAATCATGAACATACATTTGTTCCACCTGAACAAGCTCATCTTGAAGCATACAAGAAATGA